CTCATGcaatttatttaaaagtaatgacgttaaaacaaatgaataactGCCCTAAAGATTACATTTGTATATCCATAGCCTTTATATTTAGAAAGACTTTCACTTAGATTAGGTGTTTTCAACCCAAACATGTCTTTTCTCATTATGTAACTGCACAAAAATAGatcaaagtggaccaaaatgaactgaagtgatCCGAATGGACCGAATTCCCAAGCAAACCAATGGTACCAGAAGACAAGAAACCAAGGAAGGCGGAAGAAACATGTGagcaaagaaaaaaggaaatatcTAGATAAAGTAGTCATCAcctctacatttaatgcactaTACCAACTCAGATGGTCGCATTAATGAAgtagtgacccctgaacagtggtCTCATAGCTTGCAGCACAGTTTACCACCTTCAGCACAGctctaatgggacaagtatccaaaagaAGACCCCTAGCAGTACAAGTGGAGAGCTAGGATGAAATCCAAAGGATTATATAAAGGAAAGGAATCCCTCCAAGGAAAGGGAGGAAACATTGgaagaaaagaatagaaactTAAGAACATCACCTTGTATTAAGAACTTGAACATTGCCTCCTCGGCCAGACCCGAGGAAGTGTTATTTCCATATTTTGTACTTCTTTTACTATTCTCAAAGCCCTAACTCCACTAACCTTATAATTTGATCATAATAAAGCATTAAAGTTGACCTTGCAAGCTCATActctaacaaattaattacaCTAGGCCTATAAAATCTAATtccactattctaagtgggcctAGCATTTTTGGGCTCCAACACTAGGCATCTAGgaacctttttattttgttcatctatttatcttgtcatcccatttattttaatgttcatTCTCCATCCCCTTTACTTTATTGTCATcccatttattttaatgttcGTCCCCCtcccctttattttattgtcatCCCATTTACATTTTGCTTATCCCCACTTCCCCTTTTTTTGTACCTTTTATTTCTTATGTTCATCCCCTCCCCTTTATTTTATTGGCATCCACTCCCCTTTTATTTTTGCACCTTttatttctcactctctctccacACATGCGCGCTCACGCGTATATCACTATCTCAACacctaaaaattattttctatctattctttttaaataaGCTTTAAACCTTTAGTAAAGCACAATATGCGTATGTTGTCTCAAAGGATGGTTGATGGCTTTGAACTCCCATCTTTCTTTTggaaaaaggaccaataaggcttgaaataaattaaagctTATTTAAGAAGAatctctagaaaaaaaaaattaatgaaccTTTACTTTTCCATGCCATTTAACTTCCTAACAACTTTATGTacttgtctttattttattgcactttattTTCTAGTCTATACCACctatttacttttcttttcttttatacttttgCTCGTTAATAATGTTGCCATAAATTAATAGCTTGGATGAACAAATCTCTATAGCGTGcttttccaaaagaaaatgatCTTTCAAAAAGCTTTATTCCCTTTTCacaatttgttttcaaaaacaaaactcttTCTCAAGgaaagaactttttaaaaatctttccttttcttttaaaatgctctttctttaaaaaaaaaaaaatctttttctatttaaacccaaaaaacaaatgctttttttttctctaaaatatcTACCTTCCTTCTTTCGAAAATGTTTTCCTTTACTatgttagaatttcttttcaaagatatgataaaaagaaatctTTTGAATGAGCAAAGTTTCTAAAATGAGTAATTCTTTCCTAAAAAAATCATGGGATTTTTGGAACCCAAActttttagaaaacaaaacccatgaatacttttttttaaaccaaaaaaaaaattgttcaaaataaattttcccTACAAAATGTTTTTAATACAAGTTTCTTTCCACTATGAAAATCATGggatttttaattcaaaattttcctcctcaaaaataaaaacccatgaaaatttttcaaagaaaaaaaccttttccaattctttcttcttcttttttttttttttttgaaattaccCTCCTTTtacaaaaacattttcaaaatagaaCTCCTTTCTTCAAAtcatattctcaaaataaattcatagaatttttaaaagtaaaccctttttttaattaaaaaaaaccgtgaatctttttcttgaaaccctaaaatgGCACgtcttttttctaaataaactcttttcaaaaaaaaactttttcaaaaaaaaaatgaaaatttgtttcctatttcaaatttttcttgttcaaaagaaatcttttctttcaaaaaaaatgatgaaagtagttttcaaaaactttccatttttatatataaaaaaacaataaaacctttgctcataaaaaatatatatatttttcccaaaactttcctttcaataaatataattaatgttttcaaagaaaaattcttttacaaaatatgtgaattttctatagaaaaaatcttttacaaaatatttgaattttctaaaaagaaatccatttcaaaataattcatacattgttgtttaaaactttttcttAGGATTGCATCTATAGAGATTTGTGCCTATGGTTCAATTTCATTGAACCCATAGGCACTAATCAAGCTTACATAGTTCCTCCCCTTCTTGGTACTAATGTactattattttgttcttttttgcaTGATAAGATAAGAAAACGTGGTGGATAACAACAAGGTGCTACTCTTCcaactccctctctctctcttttttacaTTGTAATCTCTTTGTGTAATACTATGTAATATTCACATGCTAATTACATAGTAATTAAATATTTACATGctattgtatatattatttctaGCAATGTGGTAAATGTCCTTCACAtgttatatgtgtgtgtgtgttttcatttgaataaaactttttttcaaaaaaccaaaatgcCAAATATCTTATTTCTTCACTCACACGTAACTGAACTTCTGAGTCCAAGATCTTTGGTTCGAGATTTTTGGTTCCAATGGGGTTCGCTCCTGAAGAGCACTCTTtgtcatcaaaccaagacaccaatcagtttttggtataggtagAGATTAAatttcagatctcttatttaaccatcagaggttttaccagttaagctaactggaacACACATAATAAAGTAggttttgaaaatgtaaaataaaactttttgtaAATTCCAAATATGAATGCTTTAAATAACAACCCATTCGATATTGATAAACAGTAACTGTACGGGTGAAAATGCTTAATactttttattctatttttattcgtcttctctctctcctctcttataAAAATCGATTCTctctttatcaaaaaaatgaaaatcgaTTCTCTCTTCTCTGTCTTCTTTCTTCTATTATTATATAGTCTCACAAACATCTACTCTGCTCTCTCTCTGATGTAGTTGTTTATGGTGACCGTGGATGGCAATGGTGGTGGATTATGGTGGCTGAGGTTGTGGCGGTGAAGGTGGCGGCGGATCGTGGTGGCCATCTTTCCCGTTTTGAGATCTCCATCTTTTCGTTGTTCATCCAAATACTTGCCTCAAACTCATTTTCGCACCGATTAAACTCCAATCTCTtcatttttggttgatttttggtgttgcttggtggtggtggtggtgagcTATCGGTGTTAGTGGTGGGTTGTGGGTCTATTCAGATTTGATTGCTGGGCTGTGGGTGGTGACTGTAGATTGGCTTCGATGGGTTGATTTGTGCTTGATCTATTAGATTTAACTGATTTGAGTTTTGAGAGGAAGAAAAACTAACACTAACCCTAACCCTTTCAATCTCTCTAATCCAAACTCTTAGCCgtctcttttgttttgtctcAATGGGGTACTCTCTTTTGCCTTGTCAATCGAATCCCAATACTAGGGCGGGTCAGTCTGTTTCGGTTTGTGAACCGAAACTAAATCCTATAGAAGCGGAGGCTGAGTGGGAGGTGGGGGAGGAGCTGCTGAAAAGTTGGGGGAAGGTAGATGTTGTTGATGGTGAGTTTGACATCGCTTTCTGTACAACAAGCGAGTCGGATGAAGCCATGGTTTTTACGATCAAGATCCCAGACCCCGAAGCCTGTCCACCTCTTTCATACTTTATTCAaagtccacctccacctcctcctccttctatACTGAACCATATTAAGggagtgaagaaaaagaaaatcaccaCCAAAAACAACAGCAGCAGCTTCAGCTTCACCCCAAAGAAGATCAGCCCGGTTTCCAAAGTCGCCGAAGACGGGCCGCCGGGACCTTACCCCTCTCGCTACTACGCTGTGTTAGACGACCATCTATATTCTGTTGGTGGCCTTGACCCTGATTTCTCAGCTTCAACTATTGCAGATGTGTACGAAAATTACACACTCCCCCATGACAACCCTCTCAATATAGTCGGCTATATCCCCACTACCGACGTCTGGATGCTCAACCTTAAATGTCCTGACAAGGGTTGGGAACGTGGTCCATCCATGAAATATCGTAGACAAAACCCTCAGACCATTGTTGTTGATGGTAAGCTCTATGTTTTTGGCGGCGGTTTGGGTTGGTTGCAACCCAAAGATACTTTCTCTGGCTGGATGGAGGTTTATGACCCCAAACTGCGTACCTGGGAAACCTTGCCAAACCCCCCAACTTATAGCAAGATCGACATGGATGTCATTTTCGCACACTCGAATTTTAAAGGCGAGAATCAGATCATAATAAATGGGCCGCCAGTACTTGGAGGAGATTCTAATGCGAAGGGTCATTACATTGCTTATGATGTGATATCTCGCTCTTGGAATCATGTGTTTGATGAGGCTCACCTTTCATGGGCAGAAGAAGTTCAGTGTAAAAGAGCTCAAGTTGTTTCTACTACTCTTTATTGGACTACCCTCTTAACTGAGTACACTGATATGATATTTATCTACGGATATAATGTATATTCGAGAGGGTGGACTCGGAGAAAGGTCAATATTAGATCCATTTTAATTGAGGGTGAAGATTTCCTTCCAACCGGTCCTGGTTTTCTCCACTTAGCTGGTTCGAAATTCTGCCTTCTGTTGTTTTCCTACCACAGACCTCATTATTATCTTAATTGTCTCATATTTGACCTCTATGGTGAAGCGAGTAATACAACCATTCTTTCCGTTCAGAAATACTTGTTGGATTCCTGTTTACAATTTCTGGACTGCATGATTATGTaggttttctcttttctctttatatCGCTTTCATCTCTTATGCCATGCCACACACGTGACACGCCCATATATtattcttctcatttttttataattattcttTGTACTAGTGGCTAAACACACAGCAATGGTCCATCCCGTTCTAAATTTCGAATTGGGGAGTTCTGGTTTCCTTAGGTTTGAGTATACAGGTATTCTTTATTCAATGTTCTTATGCATGCACTTTATAAAAAAGATGAcagttgtcaaattttttgtttttttttttatttttttattttttattgtggcTATTCTCTTGCATAGGGTGGTGGGAAGatagaatataataataatattgtgcGTGTAATTGCATGTATTCTTTATGGAGTAATTAATGAGACCAGAGTCTTGTGGTTCAATGACACTATCGAGTCATTCCCATGGGAAAACTTGGGTTCAAATCAATGGCGAAGTCAGGATTTTAATTTAGGAGGGCAAGATGAAAATAAAGAATTGAAGAGAAAATCAATTGCAATCTTTTTGattagtataataaaaaaatacttaactaattaaacaaaaaaaattgattaacatataaatataaggtaagtgttaagttttttttttttcccttgtgcGTAACGCTAGATTTAGTATAAATGTCTTTGTATTTAAGATACTTCATATGTGActataagtatatttttcaaacaagtaaaagttaaaaaaaaaaacaatcaatatATGGTTATTATTATACAAAGTTAAAAGAACTTCTTACTAATCACTAGCCGAGAAGAGTATATTACAACTGGAGCCAAGAGTGACAGCCTCATAGCACAATTACATGCAATTGCAAAGTTGAAGACCATAAGcttaaagcaaacaaaaacttatacaaaacaaatactaaatctacaagaaatatatatatatatatatatatatatataaggggggtGGGGTTTGGGTGAGGTCGGGGGGCAATTGCCCCCTCTCGAACCCCCTACCTCCGCCCCTGGTTTAAATGCCCCCTCTCCACTTGttgtaagaagaaaaaagaacaataattgATGAGAATCTAGGtgacatttaaattaaatttcactAGTAAAATATGGGTGAGCGCCCCTAATTAGACAAAATATTAAGAGTAATAGCATAATGTAACAATTAAAGATAGAATTCTCAATTTTAAATATTCCCAAGAACTCTAtgcttttatagtttttttgttCATAGCATGAATCATGGCAGAAAGTTGTACAATTGATCTTCTTGAATTTGAAGTAATAGTAACTAGTCCTAAATCAGGAGACGATTATGCTTAAGGAGTGTTTGGAAACTATTTAGTTGACTGCAAAAATATCATTCAAAGGTGACAGGGAGAAAACTGAATAATGAATATTGTTTAAGAGGGAATGCATACTCAGAAAATGAAGCATatgttgttatttttaaattaaggaATATTTATGAAACTGTTGACAATACATGTTGCTTATTCTTCCTTGCTGTTTGATTGCAGATTATTGCTGGAAAAGATTCCCCACATCACAATGAAGCATGTATTTCAGGAAGCAAATAGAAGTGCTGATTCACTTGCTAGTATAGGTTGTACTTTGCAGGAAGAACTTATAATTTTTGATTACCCCCATCTGATGTAGTTGCTGCATTAGTGAGTACAGACAAATGGGGAAACATTTTGTAGGTATGTTGCTACCAACTTAGCCATTTTGGCTATctagtttatatataattcctttaaaccaaaaaaaaaaaaaaaaaacaatacatgtTGCTAAGGCTTACGTCTTGGGAGTTAGAGAATCAAGGAATTTGTTTGATAATGCTTTTTTTTCTCGACTACTTGTTTAGCTCATCCCAAAATGactgtttttcttttgtactcTGAAGCTCAACAGAGAAAGAGTAGAGGCTTAGAAGGaaaggaagaaggagaagaggaggaggaggaagaaagagaagaagggGAGATGGTGAGGTTGGGCAGGAAATGCAGAAATGTAAACATAGGCACAAGGATGGCAGGAATAATGttcatttttcatgtttgtaaattatatatattgcttCCTGTAGTACAGTCATGGTCTGCCTGCTCAATTCAATTATCTACATTGTCTATGCTCAA
This portion of the Castanea sativa cultivar Marrone di Chiusa Pesio chromosome 7, ASM4071231v1 genome encodes:
- the LOC142642752 gene encoding uncharacterized protein LOC142642752 isoform X1, giving the protein MGYSLLPCQSNPNTRAGQSVSVCEPKLNPIEAEAEWEVGEELLKSWGKVDVVDGEFDIAFCTTSESDEAMVFTIKIPDPEACPPLSYFIQSPPPPPPPSILNHIKGVKKKKITTKNNSSSFSFTPKKISPVSKVAEDGPPGPYPSRYYAVLDDHLYSVGGLDPDFSASTIADVYENYTLPHDNPLNIVGYIPTTDVWMLNLKCPDKGWERGPSMKYRRQNPQTIVVDGKLYVFGGGLGWLQPKDTFSGWMEVYDPKLRTWETLPNPPTYSKIDMDVIFAHSNFKGENQIIINGPPVLGGDSNAKGHYIAYDVISRSWNHVFDEAHLSWAEEVQCKRAQVVSTTLYWTTLLTEYTDMIFIYGYNVYSRGWTRRKVNIRSILIEGEDFLPTGPGFLHLAGSKFCLLLFSYHRPHYYLNCLIFDLYGEASNTTILSVQKYLLDSCLQFLDCMIIG
- the LOC142642752 gene encoding uncharacterized protein LOC142642752 isoform X2, translated to MGYSLLPCQSNPNTRAGQSVSVCEPKLNPIEAEAEWEVGEELLKSWGKVDVVDGEFDIAFCTTSESDEAMVFTIKIPDPEACPPLSYFIQSPPPPPPPSILNHIKGVKKKKITTKNNSSSFSFTPKKISPVSKVAEDGPPGPYPSRYYAVLDDHLYSVGGLDPDFSASTIADVYENYTLPHDNPLNIVGYIPTTDVWMLNLKCPDKGWERGPSMKYRRQNPQTIVVDGKLYVFGGGLGWLQPKDTFSGWMEVYDPKLRTWETLPNPPTYSKIDMDVIFAHSNFKGENQIIINGPPVLGGDSNAKGHYIAYDVISRSWNHVFDEAHLSWAEEVQCKRAQVVSTTLYWTTLLTEYTDMIFIYGYNVYSRGWTRRKVNIRSILIEGEDFLPTGPGFLHLAEILVGFLFTISGLHDYWLNTQQWSIPF